The following coding sequences lie in one Takifugu rubripes chromosome 8, fTakRub1.2, whole genome shotgun sequence genomic window:
- the enpp4 gene encoding bis(5'-adenosyl)-triphosphatase enpp4 isoform X2 has protein sequence MFLKALLGVVAGVWLLLGLLTAAVTARYDASQGTLPPPLLLVSFDGFRADYLKKFPMINLKRFYSQGVLVEELNNIFITKTFPNHYTLVTGLYAESHGIVSSDMYDPLSRKHFTLVNDTDPMWWSQAEPLWVTAQRYGYKTATAMWPGSDAINRTGTYFLPYNQHTTFKERLGSLIKWIEGNDEEEGVMFAALYWEEPDMSGHKFGPDNTTAMSSALKEVDDSIGLLMSELEQTGLWGRINVVITSDHGMAQCSPDRVIRLDDCLHPDNYTALDLSPVASIIPLTDPEAVYALLKKCHPRMVAYLKKDIPARLHYKNNNRIQPILLIADEGWTIIQRGNKIQKLGDHGYDNLLPSMHPFMAASGPSFRQSYKMKTLQSVDLYPLMCYLLQIPAQPNNGTLSNAKCLLVTAVSGEGLLAVSLVVGMILFIVTVAVLFRYMRGRRHLRSFQRLQMSDDIAPLLD, from the exons ATGTTCTTAAAAGCCCTGCTAGGAGTCGTTGCTGgtgtctggctgctgctgggactCCTGACGGCTGCCGTGACTGCGAGATACGACGCCAGTCAGGGAACTCttccgccgccgctgctgctggtgtctttCGACGGTTTCCGAGCAGACTACCTGAAGAAGTTCCCCATGATAAACCTGAAACGGTTCTACAGCCAAGGGGTCCTTGTGGAGGAGCTCAACAATATCTTCATCACCAAGACGTTTCCCAACCACTACACGCTG GTGACGGGGCTGTATGCCGAGTCTCACGGGATCGTGTCCAGCGACATGTACGATCCCCTCAGTCGCAAGCACTTCACCCTCGTCAACGACACCGATCCCATGTGGTGGAGCCAAGCGGAGCCCCTCTGGGTCACGGCACAGCGCTATGGATACAAGACGGCAACCGCCATGTGGCCTGGCTCCGACGCCATCAACCGCACGGGGACCTACTTCCTGCCGTACAATCAACACACGACCTTTAAGGAACGACTGGGGAGTCTGATCAAGTGGATCGAGGGAAACGACGAG gaggagggggtgatgTTTGCAGCTCTGTACTGGGAGGAACCGGACATGTCCGGTCACAAGTTTGGCCCTGACAATACCACTGCCATGAGCAGCGCCCTGAAGGAG GTCGATGACAGCATCGGCCTGCTAATGTCAGAGCTGGAACAGACCGGACTCTGGGGTCGCATCAATGTGGTGATAACCAGCGATCACGGCATGGCGCAGTGCTCGCCCGATCGCGTCATTCGCCTGGACGACTGCCTCCACCCCGACAATTACACGGCGCTGGATCTCTCCCCGGTCGCCTCCATCATCCCACTCACAG ATCCAGAAGCTGTTTACGCTCTGTTGAAAAAGTGCCACCCACGCATGGTGGCGTATTTGAAGAAAGACATCCCGGCGCGCCTGCACTACAAGAACAACAATCGCATCCAGCCCATCCTGCTGATTGCAGATGAGGGCTGGACCATCATCCAGCGAGGGAACAAGATACAGAAAT TGGGCGACCATGGCTACGACAACTTGCTACCCAGCATGCACCCCTTCATGGCGGCGTCAGGGCCCAGTTTCCGTCAGAGTTATAAAATGAAGACTTTACAAAGCGTGGATCTTTACCCTCTCATGTGTTACCTGCTGCAAATCCCGGCGCAGCCCAACAACGGAACCCTGTCCAATGCCAAGTGTCTACTGGTGACTGCGGTCAGCGGCGAAGGGCTCCTGGCGGTTAGCCTCGTCGTTGGCATGATCCTTTTCATCGTGACAGTTGCTG ttttgttCAGGTATATGAGAGGAAGGCGACATCTACGGTCCTTCCAGAGGCTGCAAATGTCCGACGACATCGCCCCCCTGCTAGATTAG
- the enpp4 gene encoding bis(5'-adenosyl)-triphosphatase enpp4 isoform X1: protein MPTRGTSMFLKALLGVVAGVWLLLGLLTAAVTARYDASQGTLPPPLLLVSFDGFRADYLKKFPMINLKRFYSQGVLVEELNNIFITKTFPNHYTLVTGLYAESHGIVSSDMYDPLSRKHFTLVNDTDPMWWSQAEPLWVTAQRYGYKTATAMWPGSDAINRTGTYFLPYNQHTTFKERLGSLIKWIEGNDEEEGVMFAALYWEEPDMSGHKFGPDNTTAMSSALKEVDDSIGLLMSELEQTGLWGRINVVITSDHGMAQCSPDRVIRLDDCLHPDNYTALDLSPVASIIPLTDPEAVYALLKKCHPRMVAYLKKDIPARLHYKNNNRIQPILLIADEGWTIIQRGNKIQKLGDHGYDNLLPSMHPFMAASGPSFRQSYKMKTLQSVDLYPLMCYLLQIPAQPNNGTLSNAKCLLVTAVSGEGLLAVSLVVGMILFIVTVAVLFRYMRGRRHLRSFQRLQMSDDIAPLLD from the exons ATGccaaccagaggaaccag CATGTTCTTAAAAGCCCTGCTAGGAGTCGTTGCTGgtgtctggctgctgctgggactCCTGACGGCTGCCGTGACTGCGAGATACGACGCCAGTCAGGGAACTCttccgccgccgctgctgctggtgtctttCGACGGTTTCCGAGCAGACTACCTGAAGAAGTTCCCCATGATAAACCTGAAACGGTTCTACAGCCAAGGGGTCCTTGTGGAGGAGCTCAACAATATCTTCATCACCAAGACGTTTCCCAACCACTACACGCTG GTGACGGGGCTGTATGCCGAGTCTCACGGGATCGTGTCCAGCGACATGTACGATCCCCTCAGTCGCAAGCACTTCACCCTCGTCAACGACACCGATCCCATGTGGTGGAGCCAAGCGGAGCCCCTCTGGGTCACGGCACAGCGCTATGGATACAAGACGGCAACCGCCATGTGGCCTGGCTCCGACGCCATCAACCGCACGGGGACCTACTTCCTGCCGTACAATCAACACACGACCTTTAAGGAACGACTGGGGAGTCTGATCAAGTGGATCGAGGGAAACGACGAG gaggagggggtgatgTTTGCAGCTCTGTACTGGGAGGAACCGGACATGTCCGGTCACAAGTTTGGCCCTGACAATACCACTGCCATGAGCAGCGCCCTGAAGGAG GTCGATGACAGCATCGGCCTGCTAATGTCAGAGCTGGAACAGACCGGACTCTGGGGTCGCATCAATGTGGTGATAACCAGCGATCACGGCATGGCGCAGTGCTCGCCCGATCGCGTCATTCGCCTGGACGACTGCCTCCACCCCGACAATTACACGGCGCTGGATCTCTCCCCGGTCGCCTCCATCATCCCACTCACAG ATCCAGAAGCTGTTTACGCTCTGTTGAAAAAGTGCCACCCACGCATGGTGGCGTATTTGAAGAAAGACATCCCGGCGCGCCTGCACTACAAGAACAACAATCGCATCCAGCCCATCCTGCTGATTGCAGATGAGGGCTGGACCATCATCCAGCGAGGGAACAAGATACAGAAAT TGGGCGACCATGGCTACGACAACTTGCTACCCAGCATGCACCCCTTCATGGCGGCGTCAGGGCCCAGTTTCCGTCAGAGTTATAAAATGAAGACTTTACAAAGCGTGGATCTTTACCCTCTCATGTGTTACCTGCTGCAAATCCCGGCGCAGCCCAACAACGGAACCCTGTCCAATGCCAAGTGTCTACTGGTGACTGCGGTCAGCGGCGAAGGGCTCCTGGCGGTTAGCCTCGTCGTTGGCATGATCCTTTTCATCGTGACAGTTGCTG ttttgttCAGGTATATGAGAGGAAGGCGACATCTACGGTCCTTCCAGAGGCTGCAAATGTCCGACGACATCGCCCCCCTGCTAGATTAG
- the clic5a gene encoding chloride intracellular channel protein 5a isoform X2 — protein sequence MILWLKGVVFNVTTVDLKRKPADLHNLAPGTRPPFLTFQGEVLTDVNKIEEYLEEMLAPPKYPKLAAKYRQSNTAGNDIFAKFSTYVKNTRPDKHRTLEKSLDKALAQLDDYLTTPLPDEAQTVKSTRKYLDGEELTLADCNLLPKLHVVKVVAKKYRNYDMPSVFTGLWRYLSNAYSRDEFSSTCASDLEIELAYKDVAKRLGK from the exons ATGATCCTCTGGCTCAAGGGAGTGGTCTTCAATGTCACCACTGTAGACCTCAAGAG GAAACCAGCTGATCTTCACAACCTGGCCCCGGGGACTCGCCCTCCATTCCTCACCTTCCAGGGGGAGGTGCTCACTGACGTCAACAAGATAGAAGAGTACCTGGAGGAGATGCTAGCCCCCCCAAA GTACCCCAAACTCGCAGCGAAGTACCGTCAGTCCAACACAGCAGGAAATGACATATTTGCCAAATTTTCCACTTACGTTAAAAACACCAGACCCGACAAACACCGAA ctctGGAGAAAAGTCTTGACAAGGCTCTGGCTCAGCTGGACGACTACCTGACGACCCCACTGCCCGACGAGGCTCAGACTGTGAAATCCACACGCAAATATCTGGATGGCGAGGAGCTGACGCTGGCCGACTGCAATCTTCTGCCCAAATTGCATGTCGTCAAG GTGGTTGCAAAGAAATACAGAAACTACGACATGCCATCAGTCTTCACAGGGCTGTGGCGTTACCTCAGCAACGCCTACAGCAGAGATGAGTTTAGCAGCACCTGCGCGTCCGACCTGGAAATTGAGCTGGCATACAAGGACGTAGCCAAGCGGTTGGGGAAGTGA
- the xkr6a gene encoding XK-related protein 6: protein MAAQSDGGKAPVGGGGFAQLYDVDGEEPMDSAAIHICQCCRTSACYWGCRSACLGSLLGGGQPAGGVGIRETHCPPREQLWLDCLWIILALLVFFWDVGTDVCLAVDYYRRQNYLWFGLTLFFVLVPSVLVQILSFRWFVQDYTGGGLGEVEGLTKRGAVALGCLYPGRDRLQLATIWMWQAVIHILQLGQVWRYIRTLYLGIMSRRQKEYQRRWYWAMMFEYADVNMLRLLETFLESAPQLVLQLSIMIQENRAETLQCISSVGSLLSLAWVLASYHKLLRDSRDDQRGMSYRGALLHIFWRLFTISSRVLSLALFASLFHIYFGIFVVIHWCVMAFWVVHGGTDFCMSKWEEVLFNMVVGIVYIFCWFNVKEGRTRHRMVAYYMVVLAENSILTGLWYAYRDPVLTDSYAVPALCGVYLTFAGGVLVMLLYYGFLHPATAHLQPSPASSCCAQLLWGLPLPPSAPPTAPPTPAHMTKSQTEEDVAETCLPVFQVRSAPPTSKPEGPLIKIDMPRKRYPAWDAHYVDRRLRRTINILQYITPAAVGIRYRDGPLLYELLQYESSL, encoded by the exons ATGGCCGCGCAGTCGGACGGCGGCAAAGCCCCGGTCGGCGGCGGCGGGTTCGCGCAGCTGTACGATGTTGATGGCGAGGAGCCCATGGACTCCGCTGCCATCCACATCTGCCAGTGCTGCCGCACCTCGGCGTGCTACTGGGGCTGCCGCTCCGCATGCCTCGGCTCTCTGCTCGGCGGGGGCCAGCCTGCCGGAGGAGTCGGCATCCGAGAGACCCATTGCCCGCCCCGCGAGCAGCTGTGGCTGGACTGCCTCTGGATCATCCTTGCCCTCCTTGTCTTTTTCTGGGACGTCGGCACAGACGTCTGCCTGGCGGTGGACTACTATCGGAGGCAGAACTACCTCTGGTTCGGCCTCACTCTCTTCTTCGTGCTGGTGCCGTCGGTGCTGGTCCAGATTCTGAGTTTTCGCTGGTTCGTTCAGGACTACACAGGCGGGGGGCTCGGGGAGGTGGAAGGATTGACCAAGCGGGGCGCAGTGGCTCTGGGGTGCCTGTATCCCGGCAGAGATCGCCTGCAGCTGGCCACCATCTGGATGTGGCAGGCCGTGATACACATCCTCCAGCTGGGACAAGTGTGGAG GTACATCAGGACGCTGTACCTGGGGATCATGTCGCGCCGTCAGAAGGAGTACCAGCGACGCTGGTACTGGGCCATGATGTTTGAGTATGCAGACGTCAACAtgctgaggctgctggagaCCTTCCTGGAGTCTGCTCCCCAACTGGTCCTGCAGCTCTCCATCATGATCCAGGAGAACCGGGCCGAGACACTGCAAT GCATCTCCTCCGTGGGCTCCCTCTTGTCTCTCGCCTGGGTCTTGGCCTCCTACCACAAGCTCCTTCGGGACTCTCGGGATGACCAGCGCGGCATGAGCTACCGCGGGGCACTGCTGCACATCTTCTGGCGCCTCTTCACCATCTCATCCCGCGTTCTCTCCCTCGCACTTTTCGCCTCCCTCTTTCACATTTATTTCGGCATCTTTGTGGTGATCCACTGGTGCGTCATGGCGTTCTGGGTGGTGCACGGTGGCACCGACTTCTGCATGTCCAAGTGGGAGGAGGTGCTCTTTAACATGGTGGTCGGCATCGTCTACATCTTCTGCTGGTTTAACGTGAAGGAAGGCCGGACGCGCCACAGGATGGTGGCGTACTACATGGTGGTGCTGGCGGAGAACAGCATCCTGACAGGGCTGTG GTACGCCTATAGGGATCCGGTGTTGACCGACTCCTACGCTGTCCCTGCCCTCTGTGGCGTCTACCTGACCTTTGCCGGTGGCGTCCTGGTCATGCTCTTGTACTATGGATTCCTGCATCCTGCCACTGCTCACCTCCAGccaagccccgcctcctcctgctgtgctcagctcctctggggTCTCCCACTTCCCCCATCGGCCCCGCCCacagccccgcccactccagCTCACATGACAAAGTCGCAAACAGAAGAGGATGTGGCCGAGACATGCCTACCCGTCTTCCAGGTGAGGTCAGCGCCCCCAACCTCCAAACCCGAGGGCCCACTTATAAAGATCGACATGCCCAGGAAGCGTTACCCAGCATGGGATGCCCACTATGTTGACAGGCGCCTACGGAGGACTATAAACATCCTACAGTACATAACACCAGCCGCCGTGGGCATTCGCTACCGTGACGGACCCCTGCTGTATGAACTGCTACAGTACGAGTCCtcactctga
- the clic5a gene encoding chloride intracellular channel protein 5a isoform X1 has translation MTDTAAEEDKDPDIELFVKAGSDGESIGNCPFSQRLFMILWLKGVVFNVTTVDLKRKPADLHNLAPGTRPPFLTFQGEVLTDVNKIEEYLEEMLAPPKYPKLAAKYRQSNTAGNDIFAKFSTYVKNTRPDKHRTLEKSLDKALAQLDDYLTTPLPDEAQTVKSTRKYLDGEELTLADCNLLPKLHVVKVVAKKYRNYDMPSVFTGLWRYLSNAYSRDEFSSTCASDLEIELAYKDVAKRLGK, from the exons ATGACGGATACTGCAGCTGAGGAGGACAAAGATCCTGATATTGAGCTGTTTGTTAAG GCCGGGAGCGATGGCGAGAGCATCGGAAACTGCCCGTTCTCTCAGCGCCTCTTCATGATCCTCTGGCTCAAGGGAGTGGTCTTCAATGTCACCACTGTAGACCTCAAGAG GAAACCAGCTGATCTTCACAACCTGGCCCCGGGGACTCGCCCTCCATTCCTCACCTTCCAGGGGGAGGTGCTCACTGACGTCAACAAGATAGAAGAGTACCTGGAGGAGATGCTAGCCCCCCCAAA GTACCCCAAACTCGCAGCGAAGTACCGTCAGTCCAACACAGCAGGAAATGACATATTTGCCAAATTTTCCACTTACGTTAAAAACACCAGACCCGACAAACACCGAA ctctGGAGAAAAGTCTTGACAAGGCTCTGGCTCAGCTGGACGACTACCTGACGACCCCACTGCCCGACGAGGCTCAGACTGTGAAATCCACACGCAAATATCTGGATGGCGAGGAGCTGACGCTGGCCGACTGCAATCTTCTGCCCAAATTGCATGTCGTCAAG GTGGTTGCAAAGAAATACAGAAACTACGACATGCCATCAGTCTTCACAGGGCTGTGGCGTTACCTCAGCAACGCCTACAGCAGAGATGAGTTTAGCAGCACCTGCGCGTCCGACCTGGAAATTGAGCTGGCATACAAGGACGTAGCCAAGCGGTTGGGGAAGTGA